Proteins encoded together in one Chitinophaga sp. LS1 window:
- a CDS encoding zinc-binding alcohol dehydrogenase family protein, with amino-acid sequence MIKILTCTTPGQFDYGQKEMPALTANHSIIKIKRIGICGTDLHAFEGTQPYFVYPRILGHELAGELVAADNAPGFTIGEAVTFIPYFNCGTCIACRSGKPNCCTRIQVCGVHIDGGMAEYLSVPSSSLIHGDGLSMEALALVEPLAIGAHGVRRAGVTPGEFVLVIGAGPIGLGIMEFARIAGGHVIAMDINEGRLQFCKDKLKVAHTINPTTEDVMTVLQEITNGDMPTVVIDATGSQKAINNGFQYMAHGARYVLVGLQKGEICVSHPEFHKREATLMSSRNATREDFVHVVKNMKSGEVDPVTYITHRVTFEAVKDEFNSWLDPKTGVIKAMVELG; translated from the coding sequence ATGATAAAAATACTTACTTGTACCACGCCAGGTCAATTTGATTATGGTCAAAAAGAAATGCCCGCATTAACGGCCAACCATTCGATTATAAAAATCAAACGTATCGGCATTTGTGGCACAGACCTCCACGCTTTTGAAGGAACTCAACCTTACTTTGTATACCCACGTATACTCGGTCATGAACTTGCCGGCGAACTGGTAGCTGCTGACAACGCCCCTGGTTTTACCATTGGCGAAGCCGTTACTTTTATCCCTTATTTTAATTGCGGTACCTGCATCGCCTGCCGTAGCGGCAAGCCAAACTGCTGTACCCGTATCCAGGTTTGTGGTGTACACATCGATGGTGGTATGGCAGAATACCTTTCCGTTCCCTCTTCTTCATTAATACATGGCGATGGCCTCAGCATGGAAGCGCTTGCACTCGTGGAACCCCTCGCCATTGGTGCTCATGGCGTACGCCGTGCCGGTGTTACACCCGGTGAATTTGTCCTGGTGATCGGGGCAGGTCCTATTGGCCTTGGTATCATGGAATTTGCCCGCATTGCCGGTGGCCATGTCATTGCGATGGATATCAATGAAGGTCGCCTGCAATTCTGCAAAGACAAATTAAAGGTCGCTCATACAATTAATCCAACTACCGAAGATGTAATGACCGTATTGCAGGAAATTACCAACGGCGATATGCCTACAGTTGTAATTGATGCTACCGGTAGCCAGAAAGCGATCAATAATGGTTTTCAATATATGGCGCATGGCGCCCGCTATGTACTGGTGGGTTTACAAAAAGGAGAGATCTGCGTGAGCCATCCGGAATTTCATAAAAGAGAAGCGACATTGATGAGTAGCCGGAATGCTACAAGAGAAGATTTTGTGCATGTGGTGAAGAATATGAAAAGTGGGGAAGTGGATCCGGTAACCTATATCACACACAGGGTAACGTTCGAAGCCGTAAAAGATGAGTTTAATAGCTGGTTAGATCCAAAGACGGGAGTGATAAAGGCGATGGTCGAATTGGGATAA
- a CDS encoding DUF1634 domain-containing protein codes for MMKQLFSKEFWQERDIEMFIGKQLRWGVITSSIIAFIGGIIYLSSHGGGMPEYHVFKGAPEYVRHLPGIFHGVARGDGMAIIQLGVVVLLATPITRIAFSVIAFAMEKDKLYVMITLLVLSIIIFSIFSGLGG; via the coding sequence ATGATGAAACAGTTATTTTCAAAAGAATTCTGGCAGGAAAGAGATATTGAGATGTTTATCGGAAAACAATTACGTTGGGGAGTGATCACATCCAGCATCATTGCATTCATTGGTGGTATTATCTATTTATCCAGCCATGGTGGCGGTATGCCGGAGTATCATGTATTCAAAGGGGCGCCTGAGTATGTAAGACATTTACCGGGTATTTTTCATGGGGTAGCACGCGGCGATGGAATGGCGATTATACAGTTGGGCGTTGTGGTATTGTTAGCGACACCGATCACCCGTATTGCATTTTCTGTCATCGCATTTGCGATGGAAAAAGATAAACTTTATGTGATGATCACCTTGTTGGTTCTGAGCATTATTATATTCAGTATATTCAGCGGACTGGGAGGCTGA
- a CDS encoding FadR/GntR family transcriptional regulator: MLNIRRLRKMANTIKLADKVIYQLQQDISLGKYKPGELIPPEPVLMELFNVGRSTIREAIKTLSNAGILRVQQGAGTFVCNTENNEPLDKRLRRAARMEVTQVRSLLEIEIARLATQFRDDQDLGCITAALDDRWQAIQSENYEAAADADIRFHKSIAHASHNSVLADLYQTFTGVIRESFSQREKPHVQQFQQTHQLHADLLNAIKNQDTAAATRVVTQILETNF; the protein is encoded by the coding sequence TTGTTAAACATCAGACGTTTAAGAAAGATGGCAAATACAATCAAACTGGCAGATAAGGTTATCTACCAATTGCAACAGGACATCTCGCTGGGGAAATATAAACCCGGTGAGTTAATTCCCCCGGAGCCCGTACTCATGGAGCTATTCAATGTAGGCAGGTCCACCATCAGGGAAGCGATCAAAACACTTTCCAACGCGGGGATCTTAAGGGTACAACAAGGGGCTGGCACCTTTGTATGCAATACGGAGAATAATGAACCCCTGGATAAGCGTCTTCGTCGCGCTGCCAGGATGGAAGTAACCCAGGTGAGGTCGCTACTGGAAATCGAGATTGCCAGACTGGCTACCCAATTCAGGGATGATCAGGACCTCGGCTGTATTACCGCCGCCCTGGACGACAGGTGGCAGGCCATTCAATCAGAAAATTACGAAGCCGCTGCTGACGCCGATATCCGATTTCATAAATCGATCGCCCATGCCTCTCACAACAGTGTGCTTGCTGACCTATACCAGACATTTACAGGGGTAATCCGGGAATCGTTTTCACAGCGGGAGAAACCGCATGTGCAACAGTTCCAACAGACGCACCAGCTACATGCTGACCTGCTGAATGCTATCAAAAATCAGGATACCGCTGCCGCGACAAGGGTTGTGACCCAGATCCTGGAAACGAACTTCTAA
- a CDS encoding acyl-CoA desaturase, protein MHLLPLLAFFTHVTAFDWILCAFLYVTRMFFVTGGYHRYFSHRTFKTSRWFQFVLAGGAQSTFQKGVLWWGANHRIHHKHSDTPEDPHSANIYGFWYAHMGWIMGPEYKPTRFDLIKDFKQPELFWLNKYHWVPGLVLMTVSYFLGNKINGTGWFDWHAGLSTLWIGFFLSTILVYHATFTINSLMHKVGKPRYETGDYSKNSVILALLTLGEGWHNNHHYYQSATKQGFYWWEIDITYYIIRTLGVFGIVWDIRGVPEKVKNSNFLKEKGRQLEPSFPANDSVEVNK, encoded by the coding sequence ATGCATTTATTGCCTCTTCTGGCATTTTTCACGCATGTAACTGCATTCGATTGGATTTTATGTGCATTTCTTTATGTAACCAGGATGTTCTTTGTAACCGGTGGTTACCATCGTTATTTTTCACATCGTACATTTAAAACTTCCCGTTGGTTTCAGTTTGTACTTGCGGGTGGTGCACAGAGTACTTTTCAGAAAGGCGTGTTATGGTGGGGTGCAAATCACAGAATTCACCACAAACACAGTGATACACCAGAAGATCCGCATTCAGCAAATATTTATGGTTTCTGGTATGCACACATGGGCTGGATTATGGGGCCTGAGTACAAACCAACCCGTTTTGACCTGATCAAAGATTTCAAACAACCTGAACTTTTCTGGCTGAATAAATACCACTGGGTACCAGGTCTGGTATTGATGACGGTTAGTTACTTCCTGGGTAATAAAATAAATGGTACTGGTTGGTTCGACTGGCATGCAGGTCTGTCTACCCTGTGGATTGGTTTCTTCCTGAGTACAATCCTCGTATACCACGCAACATTTACCATCAACTCCCTGATGCACAAAGTTGGTAAGCCAAGATATGAGACCGGTGATTACTCAAAGAATAGTGTAATCCTGGCACTGCTGACCCTGGGTGAAGGCTGGCATAACAACCACCACTATTACCAGAGTGCTACCAAACAAGGTTTCTATTGGTGGGAAATTGATATTACTTATTACATCATCAGGACTTTAGGTGTGTTTGGTATTGTTTGGGATATCAGAGGGGTGCCTGAGAAAGTGAAAAATTCTAATTTTTTAAAGGAAAAAGGCAGGCAATTAGAGCCTAGTTTTCCAGCAAATGATTCAGTAGAAGTCAATAAATAA
- a CDS encoding ABC transporter ATP-binding protein, protein MDEVVIRIEHLKKSFGENEVLKDINLELHKGENIVVLGRSGQGKSVTIQCIAGLLEPDEGKLEVLGKEIPTLNEDELKEIRTKIGFLFQSGALYDSMTVRENLEFPLTHVLQIKDKAELTKRVEEALDSVGLTESIDKYPSDLSGGMRKRVGLARTLILRPQIMLYDEPTTGLDPITAREISELIVTLQEKYDTSSIIITHDMPCARITADRIVVMNDGEYIATGTYDELAKSEDDLINNFFK, encoded by the coding sequence ATGGATGAAGTTGTGATTCGCATAGAGCACCTGAAGAAATCATTTGGAGAAAATGAGGTGCTGAAAGACATTAACCTCGAACTACACAAAGGCGAGAATATAGTAGTACTGGGCCGTTCTGGCCAAGGTAAGTCTGTGACCATTCAATGTATTGCAGGGTTGCTGGAACCTGATGAAGGCAAACTGGAAGTGTTGGGAAAAGAGATCCCGACCTTAAATGAAGATGAACTAAAAGAAATCAGAACAAAGATTGGGTTCCTTTTCCAGAGTGGTGCTTTGTATGATTCTATGACGGTAAGAGAAAACCTGGAATTTCCACTCACCCATGTTTTGCAAATAAAAGATAAGGCAGAACTGACGAAAAGAGTAGAAGAAGCATTGGACAGTGTAGGATTAACAGAGTCCATTGATAAATATCCATCTGACCTGTCAGGAGGTATGCGGAAAAGAGTAGGACTAGCCAGAACATTGATTCTGCGGCCCCAAATTATGCTGTATGACGAACCTACTACCGGACTGGATCCTATTACTGCAAGGGAGATCAGTGAACTGATCGTAACCCTGCAGGAAAAATACGATACTTCGTCCATTATTATCACCCACGATATGCCTTGTGCAAGAATTACAGCAGATAGGATCGTGGTAATGAATGATGGAGAATATATAGCCACAGGCACGTACGACGAGCTGGCGAAATCAGAGGATGATCTCATTAATAACTTTTTCAAATAA
- a CDS encoding ABC transporter ATP-binding protein has product MCRSITLNAAPATMSYNLNKLAAGQETKTGKALKNFLPYLRPDRNTLFGALVAILISTSMNLSIPILIGHTIDVYVTHKEFNGVLLFSGILFGIFLISLTASYFQTSLMGKVGQNILYRLRNDVFSRLQALPIAFFNQNKAGDLISRINNDTDKLNQFFAQSLVQFVSGLASMIGASIFLLSIHFTLGIAAIAPAILLLIITKITGPIVKKKNAENMKSTGGMSAEIQESLNNFKVIIAFNRRDYFRKRFDIANKEQYKTAVTAGLVNNFFMPLFSLCANLAQLAVLAYGIYLIAHHEFTIGLLISYLSYCTYFYNPMRQFAILYTNFQVAMAGWDRISHILNMESDLHVIPAANTDGNAPLLAFKDVNFHYPDGKDILHHISFEMERGKTYALVGPTGGGKTTTASLIARLFDPTGGEVLLDGKDIRSFTDEERTQKIGFILQEPFLFTGNIYENIIYGNKKYGNYSLDQLQEVIRTTGLDTLLTRFDGGLETPVLSSGDSLSLGQKQLIAFMRAVLREPELLVLDEATANIDTVTEQLLEEILQKLPSHTTRVIIAHRLNTIENADEIFFINAGEIVRAGSFSDAMNMLLHYERKS; this is encoded by the coding sequence ATGTGCAGATCTATAACTCTCAACGCAGCACCAGCAACTATGAGCTACAACCTGAATAAACTGGCTGCCGGTCAGGAAACGAAGACCGGTAAAGCGCTCAAGAACTTCTTACCTTATCTGCGGCCAGACCGGAATACACTGTTCGGGGCACTCGTTGCCATCCTGATCAGTACTTCCATGAACCTGTCCATCCCTATCCTGATAGGGCATACGATCGACGTTTATGTCACACATAAAGAATTCAACGGAGTACTGTTATTTTCCGGGATCCTCTTCGGTATATTCCTCATTTCCCTCACTGCCAGCTACTTTCAGACGAGCCTGATGGGAAAAGTAGGTCAGAATATCCTGTACCGTCTACGTAATGATGTGTTCAGCCGCCTGCAGGCATTGCCGATTGCATTTTTCAATCAGAACAAAGCCGGCGATCTCATTTCCCGTATCAATAATGATACTGACAAACTGAACCAGTTCTTTGCACAATCCCTGGTACAATTTGTCAGTGGTTTAGCTTCTATGATCGGGGCCTCTATCTTCCTGCTCAGTATCCATTTTACCCTGGGTATCGCTGCCATTGCACCTGCTATTTTATTGCTGATCATAACAAAGATCACTGGCCCAATCGTTAAAAAGAAGAACGCGGAAAACATGAAGAGCACCGGTGGCATGAGCGCTGAAATCCAGGAAAGCCTGAACAATTTCAAAGTGATCATCGCCTTTAATCGCAGGGATTATTTCCGCAAACGTTTTGATATTGCGAACAAAGAACAATACAAAACCGCGGTGACAGCAGGTCTGGTCAATAACTTCTTCATGCCTTTATTCAGCCTTTGCGCCAACCTCGCCCAACTGGCCGTATTGGCATATGGTATTTACCTGATCGCTCATCATGAGTTTACCATTGGTTTGCTCATCAGTTACCTGTCCTACTGTACTTACTTCTACAACCCCATGCGCCAGTTCGCCATTTTGTATACAAACTTCCAGGTGGCAATGGCAGGCTGGGACAGGATTTCACACATCCTGAACATGGAGTCTGATCTGCATGTAATTCCTGCTGCAAATACGGATGGCAACGCCCCCTTGCTCGCATTCAAAGATGTGAACTTTCATTATCCTGATGGTAAAGACATTCTCCATCATATCAGTTTCGAAATGGAACGCGGCAAAACATATGCTTTGGTAGGCCCTACTGGTGGTGGTAAAACGACCACCGCATCTTTGATTGCAAGGTTGTTTGATCCCACAGGAGGAGAGGTGCTACTGGATGGCAAAGATATCCGCAGCTTTACGGATGAAGAACGTACGCAGAAGATTGGCTTTATCCTGCAGGAACCGTTTTTATTCACCGGCAATATTTATGAGAATATCATTTATGGTAATAAAAAGTACGGGAATTATAGCCTTGACCAGTTGCAGGAAGTGATCCGTACTACGGGTTTAGATACCTTACTCACCCGCTTTGATGGCGGATTAGAAACGCCTGTGCTGAGTAGTGGTGATAGTCTGAGCCTGGGGCAGAAACAGCTGATCGCCTTTATGCGTGCGGTACTCAGAGAACCTGAATTATTAGTATTGGACGAAGCTACTGCCAATATCGATACAGTCACTGAACAATTGCTGGAAGAGATCTTACAGAAATTACCTTCGCATACTACGCGTGTGATCATCGCGCATAGATTGAATACGATTGAAAATGCAGACGAGATCTTCTTTATCAACGCAGGAGAGATCGTGAGAGCGGGGTCATTCAGTGATGCTATGAACATGCTGCTACATTATGAAAGAAAGAGCTAA
- a CDS encoding ABC transporter permease, with protein MKLHLIIVAASSELMRTIMASAITSSLNRYMAAVGEQVAFATQFGRNIFRNGFEWNEFLHQCYIVGVKSISLVAVSGFIIGFVLTLQTQPTMKQFGAESFVPGMVAISIVREIGPMIIALICTGKIASSIGAELGSMKVTEQIDAMEVSSANPIQYLVVTRILACTLMVPLLTVMADALAFVGGWLGVNTQGNVSGTLFFRKAFAALEFSDVIPAVVKTFFFGFAIGFVGCYKGYHASRGTESVGLAANSAVVTASLWIILLDAIAVQITNLLYY; from the coding sequence ATGAAATTACATCTTATTATAGTAGCAGCATCATCAGAACTAATGCGAACGATTATGGCAAGTGCAATTACTTCATCCTTAAATAGATACATGGCCGCGGTGGGAGAGCAGGTCGCTTTTGCCACCCAGTTTGGCCGGAATATTTTTCGGAATGGCTTCGAATGGAATGAATTTCTCCATCAATGTTATATAGTAGGCGTTAAATCTATTTCCCTGGTGGCGGTATCAGGTTTTATTATCGGATTTGTGTTGACCCTGCAAACCCAGCCTACCATGAAACAATTTGGTGCAGAGAGCTTTGTACCGGGTATGGTCGCCATCTCCATTGTACGCGAAATAGGACCTATGATCATAGCCCTGATCTGTACAGGCAAGATCGCTTCCAGTATAGGAGCAGAGCTGGGGAGTATGAAAGTGACGGAGCAGATCGATGCCATGGAAGTATCCAGTGCGAACCCCATTCAATACCTGGTAGTAACCCGTATTCTGGCATGTACGCTCATGGTACCTTTACTCACTGTCATGGCCGATGCACTGGCGTTTGTAGGCGGGTGGCTGGGCGTCAATACCCAGGGAAATGTAAGCGGTACGCTCTTCTTTCGCAAAGCCTTTGCCGCACTGGAATTCAGTGATGTGATACCGGCTGTGGTGAAGACATTCTTTTTCGGATTTGCCATTGGATTTGTAGGCTGTTACAAAGGATATCACGCCAGCAGAGGTACTGAAAGCGTAGGTCTGGCCGCCAATTCAGCGGTGGTAACTGCTTCTCTCTGGATTATTTTATTAGATGCGATTGCAGTACAGATCACTAACCTGTTATATTATTAA
- a CDS encoding sulfite exporter TauE/SafE family protein has protein sequence MSILLFSLILLVGAFMAGMLGSLTGLGGGVVLIPLLTIVFHVDIRYAIGASLVASIANSSGAAAAYIKEGITNVRIGMFLEIATTTGAIIGALLAIYTPTSLVAILFGVVLLFSAAMTIRKKNEHSDNTSNSKLARILKLNNSYPVNGEMVPYKVRGVGGGYALMTLAGIVSGLLGIGSGALKVLAMDNVMRIPFKVSTTTSNFMIGVTAAASAVVYLQRGYIDPGIAMPVVLGVLAGAFGGSKLLMKMDVKKLRLLFSIVISALAIQMIYNGLTGKL, from the coding sequence ATGTCAATACTATTATTTTCACTTATTCTGCTGGTCGGCGCATTTATGGCTGGCATGCTAGGTTCTCTTACCGGCCTTGGAGGAGGTGTTGTCCTCATTCCATTACTAACGATTGTATTTCATGTAGACATCCGCTATGCAATCGGTGCATCACTTGTAGCCTCTATCGCTAACTCATCGGGAGCTGCGGCGGCTTATATCAAGGAAGGTATCACGAACGTACGTATCGGTATGTTCCTCGAAATTGCCACGACAACCGGTGCTATAATCGGGGCGTTATTAGCCATCTACACACCGACTTCCTTGGTAGCGATCCTCTTTGGTGTAGTACTGCTTTTCAGTGCAGCGATGACCATCCGTAAAAAGAATGAACATAGTGATAATACCAGCAACAGCAAACTGGCACGCATTCTCAAACTAAACAACTCCTACCCTGTGAATGGTGAAATGGTGCCTTACAAGGTACGTGGTGTAGGAGGAGGTTATGCGCTCATGACCCTTGCAGGTATTGTATCAGGGCTGTTGGGTATCGGTTCCGGTGCTTTGAAAGTATTAGCGATGGACAATGTGATGCGTATTCCGTTTAAAGTATCTACCACTACCAGCAACTTCATGATCGGGGTCACTGCTGCAGCGAGTGCCGTGGTGTATTTGCAAAGAGGGTATATCGATCCGGGAATTGCCATGCCGGTTGTATTGGGGGTACTGGCAGGTGCATTTGGTGGCTCCAAATTGCTGATGAAAATGGACGTAAAGAAACTGAGATTGCTCTTTAGCATAGTGATCAGCGCACTCGCCATACAGATGATCTATAATGGTTTAACAGGTAAATTGTAA
- a CDS encoding TPM domain-containing protein: protein MRNRKCQLFILMLLLLVQCTSKKHNYAEEIPDPMKKGGYVSNPDHIISDNTTAALNDLLGKLDQAGKAQVAVVLLESIGNQAVEDVSHLLFTTWKPGNKETNNGLVVLLVKDQHKIRFETGYGLEGDLPDVICFRIQQSVMLPYFKTDNYDEGMEKGLQAVAEILTNPEGAVNVSDNGDGLADTAIEAADAGANAVVAHGGVNVVAADRGVNAAVADTVSATANEPSLTTDATDANVATNSAADESQQDPNYLLQDNGISRPGVGTIFFYFFYLIFSFIIFGILKGEKHKDDLYRTTWLARSFVLLVPGIVMLVLCYALNIPYHFWITLGLCYLTWTIYLSYRYTLTNAREKKREFTDRHARYEALDIAHKNLLFTAFVFPIPFLAYYRWHDQRMKKLRYEPYDCDACTQPMTLLNRNKKKAFLNQIQAAEEKVGSVIYDVWYCKHCDTHKTIGYDSIYTKVKTCPKCNNKTFEETRTQTVKRATEYSTGQGIQFSECRYCNYVEKKTFVIPRKSSSSSSTSSSGSSSSSSSGSWGGGSSGGGGSSSSW, encoded by the coding sequence ATGAGAAATAGAAAATGTCAGCTTTTTATTTTAATGCTCCTGTTACTGGTGCAGTGTACTTCTAAGAAGCACAATTATGCGGAGGAGATCCCTGATCCTATGAAGAAGGGAGGGTATGTGAGCAATCCGGATCACATCATTTCAGACAATACCACAGCGGCGCTGAACGATCTGCTTGGCAAACTGGATCAGGCAGGCAAGGCACAGGTGGCGGTGGTGTTGCTGGAAAGTATTGGCAATCAGGCGGTGGAAGACGTATCACATCTTCTCTTTACTACCTGGAAACCCGGAAATAAGGAAACGAATAATGGACTGGTGGTACTGCTGGTAAAAGACCAGCATAAGATCCGCTTTGAAACCGGGTATGGACTGGAAGGCGATCTGCCGGATGTGATCTGTTTCCGGATACAACAGTCCGTGATGCTTCCTTATTTTAAGACGGATAATTATGATGAGGGGATGGAGAAAGGTTTGCAGGCAGTAGCGGAGATATTGACAAATCCGGAGGGCGCGGTGAATGTATCGGATAATGGCGATGGTCTGGCCGATACAGCGATTGAAGCCGCTGATGCGGGTGCGAATGCCGTAGTTGCACATGGAGGTGTGAATGTTGTAGCTGCAGATAGAGGTGTGAATGCCGCTGTTGCTGATACGGTTAGTGCTACAGCAAACGAACCTTCTCTGACAACTGATGCAACTGACGCCAATGTTGCCACAAACAGTGCAGCGGATGAATCGCAGCAAGACCCGAATTATTTACTGCAGGACAATGGTATTTCCCGTCCTGGTGTAGGCACCATCTTCTTCTATTTCTTTTACCTGATTTTCAGTTTCATCATATTTGGTATACTCAAAGGAGAAAAACACAAAGATGACCTGTACAGAACCACCTGGCTGGCCAGAAGCTTTGTGCTGTTAGTACCCGGTATAGTCATGCTGGTACTCTGTTATGCGCTGAATATACCTTATCATTTCTGGATCACCTTAGGTCTCTGCTATTTAACCTGGACCATCTACCTTTCCTACAGGTATACCCTAACGAATGCCCGGGAAAAGAAACGGGAATTTACTGACAGGCATGCCCGTTATGAGGCACTGGATATAGCACATAAGAACTTGTTGTTCACTGCGTTCGTATTCCCTATCCCCTTTCTCGCCTATTATCGCTGGCATGACCAGCGCATGAAAAAACTGCGTTACGAGCCGTATGACTGCGATGCCTGCACACAACCAATGACGCTGCTGAACAGAAATAAGAAAAAAGCATTCCTGAATCAGATCCAGGCTGCAGAAGAAAAAGTAGGATCGGTGATTTATGATGTATGGTATTGTAAGCACTGTGATACCCACAAAACCATCGGGTACGACAGTATTTATACCAAGGTAAAAACCTGCCCTAAATGTAATAATAAAACCTTTGAGGAGACACGTACGCAAACCGTCAAAAGAGCAACCGAATATTCAACTGGTCAAGGGATACAATTTTCTGAATGCAGGTACTGTAATTATGTTGAAAAAAAGACGTTTGTAATACCACGAAAATCGTCTTCCAGCTCCTCCACATCGTCCTCCGGGTCATCTTCCTCTTCATCCAGTGGAAGCTGGGGTGGTGGCTCATCTGGCGGCGGCGGATCCAGCAGCAGTTGGTAA
- a CDS encoding MlaD family protein: protein MRDKTSQKVKVGIFTSVTILLLLVGIFLIGRNKNMFRSTITLYGTFKNVGGLQVGNNIRFVGIDVGTVDNIDILSDSTARVTLIVQKKVQPFIKKGAVASISSDGLMGDKLVAISSGTASNVPVNDGETINAVDPMQFDKVLDRLSGVAYNAEVITGQLAGIATQVNQGKGSIGRLLYSDSMANDLEGTVNEAKKTMRAVHKGSEGFSQNMEALKHNFLLRGYFRKKEKAAKEANQKQQKEDNKKNQKDDKKKSKKKDTDSATVNIPKEG from the coding sequence ATGCGCGACAAGACATCTCAGAAAGTGAAGGTTGGTATATTTACATCGGTCACCATCCTGTTGTTGCTGGTAGGTATTTTCCTTATTGGCAGAAATAAAAATATGTTCAGGAGTACGATCACCTTATATGGTACGTTCAAAAACGTAGGTGGGTTACAGGTGGGGAATAATATCCGGTTTGTAGGTATCGATGTGGGTACTGTAGACAATATCGATATTTTGTCCGACTCTACTGCCCGGGTAACTTTGATCGTGCAGAAAAAAGTACAGCCTTTTATTAAAAAAGGTGCGGTGGCGAGTATCAGTTCTGATGGATTGATGGGAGATAAGCTGGTGGCAATTAGTTCCGGCACAGCATCTAATGTACCTGTAAATGATGGGGAGACCATCAATGCAGTGGATCCAATGCAGTTTGATAAGGTACTGGACAGGCTTTCCGGCGTAGCTTACAATGCAGAAGTAATAACCGGACAGTTGGCAGGAATTGCTACACAGGTGAATCAGGGAAAGGGAAGTATAGGCAGATTGTTATATAGTGATAGTATGGCAAATGACCTGGAAGGTACTGTGAATGAGGCGAAGAAAACAATGAGAGCGGTGCATAAAGGATCAGAAGGATTTAGTCAGAACATGGAGGCATTGAAACATAATTTCTTATTGAGAGGGTATTTCAGGAAGAAGGAAAAAGCGGCGAAAGAGGCGAACCAAAAACAACAAAAAGAGGATAATAAGAAGAATCAGAAAGATGATAAAAAGAAATCAAAGAAAAAAGATACAGATAGCGCTACTGTAAATATTCCTAAAGAAGGATAA